The Streptomyces durmitorensis genome contains the following window.
CCGTCCAAAACCAGGCGTCACTTCACCGGGGAGCACGGCATCCGCTCAGCGGGACATCGCCGTCACGCCCGCGTCAGCCGCAGCGTCACCAGCTCGAACGGCCGCAGCGTCAGGGCGACCGTGTCGCCCGAGCGCTCCGGCGCCGCCGCGTCGGACAGGGGCCGCTCCAGCAGATCCGTCACCTCGACGGAGCCGACCGGGAAGCCCGCGGCCAGTGTTGCCTTCGCACGGCCGCCGCGCGACTCGTGGAAGCGGACGACCACGTCACCGCTGCCGTCGTCGGCGAGCTTGACCGCCGTGACGACGACGGCGTCGTTGTCGACCGTCACCAGCGGGGCCACCTCTACGCCGCCCGTGATCCGCCGCTCGGGAAGGTTGATCCGGTACCCCTCCCGCACCGCGTCGCCGATCCCGGCCCCAGGGACCAGCGCGTGCCGGAAGCGGTGGACGCCCTGGTCGGTCTCGGGGTCGGGGAAGCGCGGGGCGCGAAGGAGCGAGGCGCGCACCGTCGTGGTCGTACCGGCGTCCGAGGCGCGCACCATGCGTGTCACGTCATGGCCGTACGTCGAGTCGTTGACCAGGGCGACACCCCACCCCGGCTCCTCCATGTGCACGAAGCGGTGGTTGCACGCCTCGAACTTGGCGGCCTCCCAGCTCGTGTTGGTGTGCGTGGCCCGGTAGAAATGGCCGAACTGCGTCTCCGACGCGTACCGCTCCGCGTGGATGTCCAGCGGGAACGCCAGCTTCAGGAACTTCTCCGTCTCGTGCCAGTCGACCTCCGTGTCGATGTCCAGGCGCGTGGAGCCGGGCGCCAGGGACAGCACCTGGGTGAGCCGCGAGTCACCGAAACTGCGTACGACACGGACCGAGGCACCGTCCTCGCCCGGCTCAAGGGCATCCACCTCCGTGAGATCGGTGACCGTGTTCCGGTAGAACTCGTCGACGTCCCACGCGTCCCACATGTTCGGGAAGTCCGCGTGGATCTGCGGCAGGTTCGCCGCCTGGCCGGGTGCGACGGTCTCCCGGTCGGCCACGATGTCGTACGCCGAGACGACAAGACCGCGCGCGTCGATCTCGACCCGCAGCAGGCCGTTGTCGAGGACATAGCCGCCGTCGGCGCGCGAGGCGATCGCCGACTGGCCGTCGATGGCAGCGGGCCGCGCGCCGCCCGCGGGGACGCCGTCACGGGTGTGCGGGGTGGAGTTGAAGACGAGGGTGCCCGTGCCGCCGCCCTCCCCCGCCAGCGCGCGTTGGGCCGCGTCGATGATCGCGTTCAGCTCGTCGGCGACCTTCGCGTACGTCGCGCGCGCTTCCCGGTGCACCCAGGCGATGGACGAGCCGGGCAGGATGTCGTGGAACTGGTGGAGCAGGACCGTCTTCCAGATATGGTCCAACTCCTCGTAGGGGTAGGCGAATTCCGGCGACCGCACGGCAGCCGTGGCCGCCCACAGCTCCGCCTCACGGAGCAGATGCTCGCTGCGGCGGTTCCCCTGCTTGGTGCCCGCCTGGCTGGTGAGCGTGGCGCGGTGCAGCTCCAGGTACAACTCGCCGACCCAGACAGGGGCGTTCGGGTACTCCGCCTCGGCCTTCTCGAAGAAGGCCGCGGGGGTCTCCCACTCGACGGTCGCCGAGCCCTCCAGGTTCCGCAGGCGTCCCGCCTTCGCGATCATCTCGCGGGTGGTGCCGCCACCTCCGTCGCCCCAGCCGGTCGGTGCGAGGGAGTGCCGGGCGACTCCCTTGTCCTTGAAGTTCTTCGCCGCGTGGGCGATCTCGCTGCCCTTCATCGAGCAGTTGTAGGTGTCGACGGGCGGGAAGTGCGTGAAGATGCGGGTGCCGTCGATGCCTTCCCAGTTGAACGTGTGGTGCGGGAATCGGTTGGTCTGCGACCACGAAATCTTCTGCGTGAGCAGCCACTTGGAGCCGGCCGCCTTGATGATCTGCGGCAGACCGGCGGCGAACCCGAAGGTGTCGGGCAGCCAGGCCTCGTCGTTCTCGACACCGAATTCATCAAGGAAGAACCGCTTGCCGTGCACGAACTGACGGGCCATCGCCTCCGACCCCGGCATGTTCGTGTCCGACTCGACCCACATGCCGCCCGCGGGCACGAACCGCCCGTCGGCGACCGCCTTCTTGACCTTCGCCCACACCTCGGGCCGGTGCTCCTTGACCCACGCCCACTGCTGCGCCTGGGACATGGCGAAGACGAAGTCCGGCTCGTCCTCGATGAGCGCGGTCATGTTCGACGTCGTACGCGCGACCTTGCGCACCGTCTCGCGCAGCGGCCACAGCCAGGCGGAGTCGATGTGTGCGTGGCCGACGGCGCTGATGCGGTGGGCCGAGGGCTCGGCGGAGGTGGCGAGCACGCCTTCGAGCTCGGCGCGGGCCGCGGCCGCCGAGCCGTTCACGTCCTGGAGGTCGACGGCGTCCAGGGCGCGGCCGATGGCGCGGACGACGGCATAGCGGCGTCCGGAGTCCTCGGGGAGCTCCTGCATGAGCTCCCCGAGGACTTCGAGATCGATGACGAGCTGCCACACGTTCTCGTCGAAAACGGCTAGGTCCATGCGGGCGAGCTTGTACTGGGGCTCGCTGCCGGCCGTCTCCTTGTCGCCGAGCTGGGTGGGCAGGAAGGGGTGGTAGTCGAGGATGACGGGGTTGGAGGCGGCCTCGATGTGCAGGTGGACGTCTTCGCCGCCGGTTGCCGGGGCGGCGATCCTCACCCACTGGTTGCGGGGGTTGAGGCCCTTCACGGGGGTGCCGTCGGGGCGGTAGACCAGGCCCTCGCACTGGAAGCCGGGCATGTTCTCGTCGAAGCCGAGGTCGAGGATGGCCTCGACGGTCTTCCCCGCCCATTCCGTGGGCACGGTGCCGGTCACCTGGAACCAGCTGGTGGCCCAGGGGGCGCCCCATGCGGCGCCGACCTTCGTCGGCTCGGGGTGCGCCGCGAGCCCCTCTTCGACGGGCACGGGCTCACCCGGAGCGGTCCAGACGGCGACGTCGAGGGGGACGGACTCCGGATAGACGGCGGGGCGGATGCGTTCGTCGAGGACGCGCTTGAGGCGGGCTTCGATGAGGGTGCGGTCGTCGTGCATGGTGCTCTCCGTTTGTGTGTTGAGTGCGGGTCGGGATGGGCGGTTTCCTTTCCCCGACCCCGCCCCTTCCCGAAAACCCGCTCCGGCGCGGGGGCCTTGGTTGCCGTCATCACCGGCTCCGCCGAGTTCGTCCTCAATCGCCGGACAGGCTGAAAGATTCAGCCCGTCCGGCGATTGAGGACATCTTGTCCGGGGTATGGGGCGGAGCCTCAGGTAGGCCCTCGCGCCCAGCGAGTTTTCGGGAAGGGGCGGGGTTGGGGACAGATCTTGGGCCTAGACGACCTCCCCCGGCC
Protein-coding sequences here:
- a CDS encoding alpha-mannosidase, with protein sequence MHDDRTLIEARLKRVLDERIRPAVYPESVPLDVAVWTAPGEPVPVEEGLAAHPEPTKVGAAWGAPWATSWFQVTGTVPTEWAGKTVEAILDLGFDENMPGFQCEGLVYRPDGTPVKGLNPRNQWVRIAAPATGGEDVHLHIEAASNPVILDYHPFLPTQLGDKETAGSEPQYKLARMDLAVFDENVWQLVIDLEVLGELMQELPEDSGRRYAVVRAIGRALDAVDLQDVNGSAAAARAELEGVLATSAEPSAHRISAVGHAHIDSAWLWPLRETVRKVARTTSNMTALIEDEPDFVFAMSQAQQWAWVKEHRPEVWAKVKKAVADGRFVPAGGMWVESDTNMPGSEAMARQFVHGKRFFLDEFGVENDEAWLPDTFGFAAGLPQIIKAAGSKWLLTQKISWSQTNRFPHHTFNWEGIDGTRIFTHFPPVDTYNCSMKGSEIAHAAKNFKDKGVARHSLAPTGWGDGGGGTTREMIAKAGRLRNLEGSATVEWETPAAFFEKAEAEYPNAPVWVGELYLELHRATLTSQAGTKQGNRRSEHLLREAELWAATAAVRSPEFAYPYEELDHIWKTVLLHQFHDILPGSSIAWVHREARATYAKVADELNAIIDAAQRALAGEGGGTGTLVFNSTPHTRDGVPAGGARPAAIDGQSAIASRADGGYVLDNGLLRVEIDARGLVVSAYDIVADRETVAPGQAANLPQIHADFPNMWDAWDVDEFYRNTVTDLTEVDALEPGEDGASVRVVRSFGDSRLTQVLSLAPGSTRLDIDTEVDWHETEKFLKLAFPLDIHAERYASETQFGHFYRATHTNTSWEAAKFEACNHRFVHMEEPGWGVALVNDSTYGHDVTRMVRASDAGTTTTVRASLLRAPRFPDPETDQGVHRFRHALVPGAGIGDAVREGYRINLPERRITGGVEVAPLVTVDNDAVVVTAVKLADDGSGDVVVRFHESRGGRAKATLAAGFPVGSVEVTDLLERPLSDAAAPERSGDTVALTLRPFELVTLRLTRA